The following coding sequences are from one Saccopteryx bilineata isolate mSacBil1 chromosome 3, mSacBil1_pri_phased_curated, whole genome shotgun sequence window:
- the PAFAH1B3 gene encoding platelet-activating factor acetylhydrolase IB subunit alpha1: protein MSGEENPASKPTPVQDVQGDGRWMSLHHRFVADSKDKEPEVVFIGDSLVQLMHQCEIWRELFSPLHALNFGIGGDGTQHVLWRLENGELEHIRPKIVVVWVGTNNHGHTAEQVAGGIKAIVQLVKQRQPQARVVVLGLLPRGQHPNPLREKNQRVNELVRVALAGHPRAHFLDADPGFVHSDGTISHHDMYDYLHLSRLGYTPVCRTLHSLLLRLLAQDQGQSVLLPEPTL, encoded by the exons ATGAGTGGAGAGGAGAACCCAGCCAGCAAGCCCACACCGGTGCAGGACGTTCAGGGCGACGGACGCTGGATGTCCCTG CACCATCGGTTCGTGGCTGACAGCAAAGATAAAGAACCCGAAGTCGTATTCATTGGGGACTCCTTGGTCCAGCTAATGCACCAGTGCGAG ATCTGGCGGgagctcttctctcctctccatgcACTTAATTTTGGCATTGGTGGTGATGGCACGCAGCACGTGCTATGGCGGCTAGAGAATGGGGAGCTTGAACACATCCGACCCAAG ATTGTGGTGGTCTGGGTGGGTACGAACAACCATGGGCACACAGCAGAACAAGTGGCTGGCGGCATCAAGGCCATCGTGCAGCTGGTGAAGCAGCGGCAACCCCAGGCCcgggtggtggtgctg GGCCTGCTTCCAAGGGGCCAGCACCCTAACCCACTTCGTGAGAAAAACCAACGGGTGAATGAGCTGGTACGGGTGGCGTTGGCTGGCCATCCACGGGCCCACTTCCTGGATGCTGACCCTGGCTTTGTGCATTCCGATGGTACCATAAGCCACCATGACATGTATGATTACCTACACCTGAGCCGGCTGGGCTACACACCTGTCTGCCGGACCCTGCATTCCCTGCTTCTACGCCTGCTGGCCCAAGATCAGGGTCAAAGTGTCCTTCTGCCAGAGCCCACACTCTAA
- the CIC gene encoding protein capicua homolog isoform X5: MYSAHRPLVPASGAASRGLGMFVWTNVEPRSVAVFPWHSLVPFLAPSQPDPSVQPSEAQQPASHPVASNQSKEPAESAAVAHEQPPGGTGNADPGRLPGATCPESPVPGPPHTLGVVEPGKGPLPTTEEEAPGPPGEPRLDSETESDHDDAFLSIMSPEIQLPLPPGKRRTQSLSALPKERDSSSEKDGRSPNKREKDHIRRPMNAFMIFSKRHRALVHQRHPNQDNRTVSKILGEWWYALGPKEKQKYHDLAFQVKEAHFKAHPDWKWCNKDRKKSSSEAKPTSLGLAGGHKETRERSMSETGTAAAPGVSSELLSVTAQTLLSSDSKAPGSSSCGAECLHTVGGPGSARPRAFSHSGVHSLDGEVDSQALQELTQMVSGPASYSGPKPSTQYGAPGPFAAPGEGGALAASGRPPLLPTRASRSQRAASEDMTSDEERMVICEEEGDDDVIADDGFSTTDIDLKCKERVTDSESGDSSGEDPESSKSYGRKVFSPVIRSSFAHCRPSLDPEPPGPPDPPAAFSKGYGPTPSSSSPAFSSASAVTSSLGSGTFKAQESGQGSTAGPLRPPPPGTGGPATPTKATRFLPTDPTTFRRKRPESVGGLEPPGPSVIAAPPGGGGSVLQALVLPPNKEEREGSGARMPSAPAPSLAYGAPTAPLSRPAATMVTNVVRPVSSTPVPIASKPFPTSSRVEASPNDTAGARTEMVTGSRAPGGSQLGVSLVYSDKKSAAATSPAPHLVAGPLLGAVGKAPATVTNLLVGTPGYGAPAPPAVQFIAQGAPGSGATTGSGAGAGNGPNGPVPLGILQPGALSKAGGITQVQYILPTLPQQLQVAHAPAPTPGTKAAAPSGPAPTTSIRFTLPPGTSTNGKVLAATAPTPGIPILQSVPSAPPPKAQSVSPVQTPSPGGSAQLLPGKVLVPLANPSMSVRGGGAGQPLPLVSPPFSVPVQNGAQPPSKIIQLTPVPVSTPSGLVPPLSPVTIPGPTSQPQKVLLPSSTRITYVQSAGGHALPLGTSSASSQAGTVTSYGPTSSVALGFTSLGPSGPAFVQPLLSGQAPLLAPGQVGVSPVPSPQLPPTCAAPGAPVITAFYPGSPVPTSSAPLAQPSQAPAGLVYTVATSTTPPTATILPKGPTAPPTPTATTTPAPTSPFPSATAGSLTYSLVAPKVQRPTPKTPQKVKAAIASIPVGSFEAGVPGRPGPSPRQPLEPGSAREPAAPESELEGQPTTPAPPPSSETWAPTARSSPPPPPPAEERTSTKVPETVANKFPSSSSDWRVPGLGLESRGEAPTPPSPAPAPAPAPAPAPGSSSGSSEGSSSRAAGDTPERKETAGSGKKVKVRPPPLKKTFDSVDKVLSEVDFEERFAELPEFRPEEVLPSPTLQSLATSPRAILGSYRKKRKNSTDLDSAPEDPTSPKRKMRRRSSCSSEPNTPKSAKCEGDIFTFDRTGTEAEDVLGELEYEKVPYSSLRRTLDQRRALVMQLFQDHGFFPSAQATAAFQARYADIFPSKVCLQLKIREVRQKIMQAATPTEQPPGTEAPLPGPHPTGTTAASVPTPSPAGGPDPTSPGSDSGMAQAAPPLPPPPEPGPGQPAWDGPPQPSSPPPGSSTAATGR, encoded by the exons ATGTACTCAGCCCACAGGCCACTGGTGCCCGCGTCCGGCGCGGCCTCTCGTGGCCTCGGAATGTTTG TGTGGACGAACGTGGAACCTCGCTCTGTTGCCGTGTTCCCCTGGCACTCCTTAGTCCCCTTCCTGGCCCCCAGCCAACCAGACCCCTCCGTGCAGCCAAGTGAGGCCCAGCAACCTGCCAGCCACCCAGTGGCCTCCAACCAGAGCAAAG aACCTGCTGAGTCGGCAGCTGTTGCCCATGAGCAGCCTCCAGGCGGGACAGGGAATGCTGATCCTGGGCGGCTCCCTGGAGCCACGTGCCCCGAGAGCCCAGTGCCTGGACCCCCTCATACTTTGGGGGTGGTAGAACCTGGAAAGGGTCCCCTTCCCACCACTGAGGAGGAGGCCCCTGGCCCTCCAGGAGAACCCCGGCTGGACAGCGAGACAGAGAGTGACCATGATGATGC CTTCCTTTCCATCATGTCTCCTGAGATCCAGTTGCCTCTGCCACCTGGAAAACGCCGGACCCAATCCCTCAGTGCCCTCCCCAAGGAGCGAGACTCATCTTCGGAGAAGGATGGACGCAGCCCCAACAAG CGGGAGAAGGACCACATCCGGCGGCCTATGAATGCCTTCATGATCTTCAGCAAGCGGCACCGGGCCCTGGTCCATCAGCGTCACCCCAACCAGGACAACAGGACTGTCAGCAAGATCCTGGGCGAGTGGTGGTATGCCCTGGGGCCCAAGGAGAAGCAGAAGTACCATGACCTGGCCTTCCAG GTGAAAGAAGCCCACTTTAAGGCCCACCCAGACTGGAAGTGGTGCAACAAAGACCGGAAGAAGTCCAGTTCCGAGGCCAAGCCCACGAGCCTGGGGCTGGCAGGAGGGCACAAGGAGACACGGGAGCGGAGCATGTCAGAGACAGGCACTGCCGCTGCCCCTGGAG TGTCCTCTGAGCTTCTGTCTGTCACAGCCCAGACACTCTTGAGCTCGGACTCCAAGGCTCCAGGGAGCAGCTCCTGTGGGGCAGAATGTTTGCACACAGTTGGGGGACCTGGTTCAGCCCGACCCCGAGCATTCTCCCACAGTGGGGTCCACAGCCTGGATGGTGAAGTAGACAGTCAGGCACTACAAGAACTGACTCAG ATGGTGTCTGGCCCTGCGTCTTACTCTGGCCCAAAACCTTCCACACAATATGGGGCTCCAGGCCCCTTTGCAGCCCCCGGAGAGGGAGGTGCCCTCGCGGCCAGTGGGAGGCCTCCGCTGCTGCCTACCCGAGCCTCCCGTTCCCAGCGTGCGGCCAGTGAGGACATGACCAGTGATGAGGAACGCATGGTcatctgtgaggaagaaggggatGATGATGTCATTG CTGACGATGGCTTCAGCACCACTGACATTGACCTCAAATGCAAGGAGCGGGTAACTGACAGCGAGAGTGGAGATAGCTCTGGGGAAGACCCAGAAAGCAGCAAG AGCTATGGCCGGAAGGTGTTCTCGCCTGTGATCCGGTCCTCTTTTGCCCATTGCCGTCCGTCGCTGGACCCTGAGCCCCCAGGACCCCCAGATCCACCTGCAGCCTTCAGCAAAGGCTACGGGCCCACTCCATCCTCCTCCTCGCCTGCATTCTCCTCAGCCTCAGCAGTCACCTCTTCTTTGGGCTCAGGGACCTTCAAGGCCCAGGAGTCAGGTCAGGGCAGCACAGCAGGCCCACTGCGGCCCCCACCCCCTGGGACTGGGGGTCCAGCGACACCTACCAAGGCCACCCGCTTCCTCCCAACGGATCCTACCACCTTCCGGCGCAAGAGGCCTGAAAGTGTGGGGGGCTTGGAGCCACCTGGCCCCTCAGTTATTGCAGCACCTCCTGGAGGGGGAGGAAGTGTCCTGCAGGCACTGGTTTTGCCTCCAAACAAGGAGGAACGGGAGGGTAGTGGAGCCCGCATGCCCTCAGCGCCAGCCCCATCCCTGGCCTATGGGGCTCCAACAGCCCCCTTGTCCCGCCCAGCTGCCACCATGGTCACCAATGTGGTGCGGCCTGTCAGCAGCACTCCTGTGCCCATCGCCTCCAAGcccttccccacctccagccGGGTGGAAGCATCTCCAAATGACACAGCAGGTGCCAGAACTGAAATGGTCACTGGGTCCCGGGCACCTGGGGGTTCTCAGTTGGGTGTCAGTTTAGTGTATTCAGACAAGAAGTCAGCAGCAGCCACCTCACCAGCCCCACATCTGGTGGCTGGGCCCCTACTGGGTGCTGTGGGGAAGGCACCTGCCACTGTCACCAACCTCCTGGTAGGTACCCCAGGCTATGGGGCCCCTGCGCCCCCTGCTGTCCAGTTTATTGCCCAGGGGGCCCCTGGCAGTGGGGCCACCACAGGTTCAGGAGCAGGTGCTGGGAATGGCCCCAATGGGCCAGTGCCCCTGGGTATTCTGCAGCCAGGTGCCCTGAGCAAGGCTGGGGGCATCACCCAGGTGCAGTATATCCTGCCCACGCTGCCCCAGCAGCTTCAGGTGGCGCACGCCCCAGCACCAACCCCTGGGACCAAGGCAGCGGCTCCCAGCGGCCCTGCACCCACCACCAGCATCCGTTTCACCCTTCCGCCGGGCACCTCCACCAACGGCAAAGTCCTGGCTGCCACTGCACCCACTCCTGGCATCCCCATCCTGCAGTCTGtaccctctgccccaccccccaaaG CCCAGTCAGTTTCTCCTGTGCAGACCCCTTCCCCGGGTGGTTCAGCCCAGTTGTTACCTGGGAAAGTTCTAGTGCCCTTGGCCAACCCTAGCATGTCAGTGCGGGGTGGAGGGGCTGGCCAGCCACTGCCTCTGGTGAGCCCACCCTTCTCAGTACCTGTGCAGAATGGTGCCCAGCCACCCAGCAAG ATCATCCAGCTGACTCCGGTGCCTGTGAGCACACCCAGCGGCCTGGTGCCGCCCCTCAGCCCAGTCACGATCCCTGGTCCCACGTCACAGCCTCAGAAGGTCCTGCTGCCCTCCTCCACCAG AATCACCTATGTGCAGTCAGCGGGAGGGCACGCACTGCCTCTGGGCACCAGTTCGGCATCCAGCCAGGCTGGAACAGTCACCTCGTATGGGCCCACGAGTTCAGTAGCCCTAGGCTTCACCTCACTTGGGCCCAGTGGTCCTGCCTTTGTGCAACCCCTGCTTTCAG GCCAGGCCCCACTGCTGGCTCCTGGCCAGGTGGGTGTGTCACCAGTGCCCAGCCCCCAGCTGCCTCCCACTTGTGCAGCTCCCGGTGCTCCTGTCATCACAGCATTTTACCCTGGCAGCCCTGTACCCACGTCGTCAGCACCACTGGCTCAGCCATCCCAGGCCCCCGCAGGCCTAGTCTACACTGTGGCCACCAGCACCACACCCCCTACTGCTACGATCCTGCCCAAGGGCCCaacagcccctcccacccccactgccaccaccaccccagcCCCTACCAGCCCTTTCCCTAGTGCCACAG CAGGCTCCTTGACATATAGCTTAGTGGCCCCCAAAGTCCAGAGGCCCACCCCGAAGACTCCCCAGAAAGTGAAAGCAGCCATTGCCAGCATTCCTGTGGGCTCCTTTGAGGCAGGTGTCCCTGGACGGCCTGGTCCTTCACCCCGTCAGCCCTTGGAGCCTGGCTCAGCTCGTGAGCCTGCTGCCCCTGAGTCCGAGCTTGAGGGGCAGCCCACAACACCAGCCCCTCCACCTTCCTCAGAGACCTGGGCTCCAACTGCCCGGAGTAgccctccaccacccccacctGCTGAGGAGCGGACCAGCACCAAGGTCCCTGAGACTGTG GCCAACAAATTCCCCAGCTCATCTTCGGACTGGCGTGTTCCTGGGCTGGGCCTGGAAAGTCGTGGGGAAGCTCCTACCCCTCCCAGcccggccccagccccagccccagccccagctccggCCCCTGGTAGCAGCAGTGGCAGCAGCGAAGGCAGTAGTAGCAGGGCAGCTGGGGACACGCCTGAGCGCAAGGAGACGGCTGGTTCTGGCAAGAAGGTGAAAGTGCGGCCCCCGCCCCTGAAGAAGACCTTTGATTCTGTGGACAA GGTCCTTTCAGAGGTAGACTTCGAAGAACGCTTTGCTGAGCTGCCAGAGTTTCGGCCTGAGGAGGTACTGCCTTCTCCCACCTTGCAGTCTCTGGCCACCTCGCCCCGGGCCATCCTGGGCTCCTACCGCAAGAAAAGGAAGAACTCCACTG ACCTGGACTCGGCCCCTGAGGACCCCACCTCGCCCAAGCGCAAGATGAGGAGACGCTCCAGTTGTAGCTCAGAGCCCAATACCCCGAAGAGTGCCAAGTGCGAGggggacatcttcacctttgaccGCACAG GTACAGAAGCCGAGGATGTGCTCGGGGAGCTGGAATATGAGAAAGTGCCATATTCGTCACTGCGGCGCACCCTGGACCAGCGCCGGGCCCTGGTCATGCAGCTTTTCCAGGATCATGGCTTCTTCCCATCAG CCCAGGCTACTGCAGCCTTCCAGGCCCGCTACGCAGACATCTTCCCCTCCAAGGTCTGTCTGCAGTTGAAAATCCGTGAGGTGCGCCAGAAGATCATGCAGGCAGCCACTCCCACGGAGCAGCCCCCTGGCACCGAGGCCCCCCTCCCCGGACCACACCCCACTGGCACCACTGCTGCATCTGTTCCCACTCCCAGCCCTGCTGGGGGCCCTGACCCCACCTCACCTGGCTCGGACTCGGGTATGGCCCAGGCTGCCCCACCACTGCCTCCACCCCCAGAGCCGGGGCCTGGACAACCTGCCTGGGATGGCCCCCCCcagccttcctccccaccccctggttCCTCCACAGCTGCCACAGGCAGGTGA
- the CIC gene encoding protein capicua homolog isoform X4: MYSAHRPLVPASGAASRGLGMFVWTNVEPRSVAVFPWHSLVPFLAPSQPDPSVQPSEAQQPASHPVASNQSKEPAESAAVAHEQPPGGTGNADPGRLPGATCPESPVPGPPHTLGVVEPGKGPLPTTEEEAPGPPGEPRLDSETESDHDDAFLSIMSPEIQLPLPPGKRRTQSLSALPKERDSSSEKDGRSPNKREKDHIRRPMNAFMIFSKRHRALVHQRHPNQDNRTVSKILGEWWYALGPKEKQKYHDLAFQVKEAHFKAHPDWKWCNKDRKKSSSEAKPTSLGLAGGHKETRERSMSETGTAAAPGVSSELLSVTAQTLLSSDSKAPGSSSCGAECLHTVGGPGSARPRAFSHSGVHSLDGEVDSQALQELTQMVSGPASYSGPKPSTQYGAPGPFAAPGEGGALAASGRPPLLPTRASRSQRAASEDMTSDEERMVICEEEGDDDVIADDGFSTTDIDLKCKERVTDSESGDSSGEDPESSKSYGRKVFSPVIRSSFAHCRPSLDPEPPGPPDPPAAFSKGYGPTPSSSSPAFSSASAVTSSLGSGTFKAQESGQGSTAGPLRPPPPGTGGPATPTKATRFLPTDPTTFRRKRPESVGGLEPPGPSVIAAPPGGGGSVLQALVLPPNKEEREGSGARMPSAPAPSLAYGAPTAPLSRPAATMVTNVVRPVSSTPVPIASKPFPTSSRVEASPNDTAGARTEMVTGSRAPGGSQLGVSLVYSDKKSAAATSPAPHLVAGPLLGAVGKAPATVTNLLVGTPGYGAPAPPAVQFIAQGAPGSGATTGSGAGAGNGPNGPVPLGILQPGALSKAGGITQVQYILPTLPQQLQVAHAPAPTPGTKAAAPSGPAPTTSIRFTLPPGTSTNGKVLAATAPTPGIPILQSVPSAPPPKAQSVSPVQTPSPGGSAQLLPGKVLVPLANPSMSVRGGGAGQPLPLVSPPFSVPVQNGAQPPSKIIQLTPVPVSTPSGLVPPLSPVTIPGPTSQPQKVLLPSSTRITYVQSAGGHALPLGTSSASSQAGTVTSYGPTSSVALGFTSLGPSGPAFVQPLLSGQAPLLAPGQVGVSPVPSPQLPPTCAAPGAPVITAFYPGSPVPTSSAPLAQPSQAPAGLVYTVATSTTPPTATILPKGPTAPPTPTATTTPAPTSPFPSATAGSLTYSLVAPKVQRPTPKTPQKVKAAIASIPVGSFEAGVPGRPGPSPRQPLEPGSAREPAAPESELEGQPTTPAPPPSSETWAPTARSSPPPPPPAEERTSTKVPETVANKFPSSSSDWRVPGLGLESRGEAPTPPSPAPAPAPAPAPAPGSSSGSSEGSSSRAAGDTPERKETAGSGKKVKVRPPPLKKTFDSVDNRVLSEVDFEERFAELPEFRPEEVLPSPTLQSLATSPRAILGSYRKKRKNSTDLDSAPEDPTSPKRKMRRRSSCSSEPNTPKSAKCEGDIFTFDRTGTEAEDVLGELEYEKVPYSSLRRTLDQRRALVMQLFQDHGFFPSAQATAAFQARYADIFPSKVCLQLKIREVRQKIMQAATPTEQPPGTEAPLPGPHPTGTTAASVPTPSPAGGPDPTSPGSDSGMAQAAPPLPPPPEPGPGQPAWDGPPQPSSPPPGSSTAATGR; the protein is encoded by the exons ATGTACTCAGCCCACAGGCCACTGGTGCCCGCGTCCGGCGCGGCCTCTCGTGGCCTCGGAATGTTTG TGTGGACGAACGTGGAACCTCGCTCTGTTGCCGTGTTCCCCTGGCACTCCTTAGTCCCCTTCCTGGCCCCCAGCCAACCAGACCCCTCCGTGCAGCCAAGTGAGGCCCAGCAACCTGCCAGCCACCCAGTGGCCTCCAACCAGAGCAAAG aACCTGCTGAGTCGGCAGCTGTTGCCCATGAGCAGCCTCCAGGCGGGACAGGGAATGCTGATCCTGGGCGGCTCCCTGGAGCCACGTGCCCCGAGAGCCCAGTGCCTGGACCCCCTCATACTTTGGGGGTGGTAGAACCTGGAAAGGGTCCCCTTCCCACCACTGAGGAGGAGGCCCCTGGCCCTCCAGGAGAACCCCGGCTGGACAGCGAGACAGAGAGTGACCATGATGATGC CTTCCTTTCCATCATGTCTCCTGAGATCCAGTTGCCTCTGCCACCTGGAAAACGCCGGACCCAATCCCTCAGTGCCCTCCCCAAGGAGCGAGACTCATCTTCGGAGAAGGATGGACGCAGCCCCAACAAG CGGGAGAAGGACCACATCCGGCGGCCTATGAATGCCTTCATGATCTTCAGCAAGCGGCACCGGGCCCTGGTCCATCAGCGTCACCCCAACCAGGACAACAGGACTGTCAGCAAGATCCTGGGCGAGTGGTGGTATGCCCTGGGGCCCAAGGAGAAGCAGAAGTACCATGACCTGGCCTTCCAG GTGAAAGAAGCCCACTTTAAGGCCCACCCAGACTGGAAGTGGTGCAACAAAGACCGGAAGAAGTCCAGTTCCGAGGCCAAGCCCACGAGCCTGGGGCTGGCAGGAGGGCACAAGGAGACACGGGAGCGGAGCATGTCAGAGACAGGCACTGCCGCTGCCCCTGGAG TGTCCTCTGAGCTTCTGTCTGTCACAGCCCAGACACTCTTGAGCTCGGACTCCAAGGCTCCAGGGAGCAGCTCCTGTGGGGCAGAATGTTTGCACACAGTTGGGGGACCTGGTTCAGCCCGACCCCGAGCATTCTCCCACAGTGGGGTCCACAGCCTGGATGGTGAAGTAGACAGTCAGGCACTACAAGAACTGACTCAG ATGGTGTCTGGCCCTGCGTCTTACTCTGGCCCAAAACCTTCCACACAATATGGGGCTCCAGGCCCCTTTGCAGCCCCCGGAGAGGGAGGTGCCCTCGCGGCCAGTGGGAGGCCTCCGCTGCTGCCTACCCGAGCCTCCCGTTCCCAGCGTGCGGCCAGTGAGGACATGACCAGTGATGAGGAACGCATGGTcatctgtgaggaagaaggggatGATGATGTCATTG CTGACGATGGCTTCAGCACCACTGACATTGACCTCAAATGCAAGGAGCGGGTAACTGACAGCGAGAGTGGAGATAGCTCTGGGGAAGACCCAGAAAGCAGCAAG AGCTATGGCCGGAAGGTGTTCTCGCCTGTGATCCGGTCCTCTTTTGCCCATTGCCGTCCGTCGCTGGACCCTGAGCCCCCAGGACCCCCAGATCCACCTGCAGCCTTCAGCAAAGGCTACGGGCCCACTCCATCCTCCTCCTCGCCTGCATTCTCCTCAGCCTCAGCAGTCACCTCTTCTTTGGGCTCAGGGACCTTCAAGGCCCAGGAGTCAGGTCAGGGCAGCACAGCAGGCCCACTGCGGCCCCCACCCCCTGGGACTGGGGGTCCAGCGACACCTACCAAGGCCACCCGCTTCCTCCCAACGGATCCTACCACCTTCCGGCGCAAGAGGCCTGAAAGTGTGGGGGGCTTGGAGCCACCTGGCCCCTCAGTTATTGCAGCACCTCCTGGAGGGGGAGGAAGTGTCCTGCAGGCACTGGTTTTGCCTCCAAACAAGGAGGAACGGGAGGGTAGTGGAGCCCGCATGCCCTCAGCGCCAGCCCCATCCCTGGCCTATGGGGCTCCAACAGCCCCCTTGTCCCGCCCAGCTGCCACCATGGTCACCAATGTGGTGCGGCCTGTCAGCAGCACTCCTGTGCCCATCGCCTCCAAGcccttccccacctccagccGGGTGGAAGCATCTCCAAATGACACAGCAGGTGCCAGAACTGAAATGGTCACTGGGTCCCGGGCACCTGGGGGTTCTCAGTTGGGTGTCAGTTTAGTGTATTCAGACAAGAAGTCAGCAGCAGCCACCTCACCAGCCCCACATCTGGTGGCTGGGCCCCTACTGGGTGCTGTGGGGAAGGCACCTGCCACTGTCACCAACCTCCTGGTAGGTACCCCAGGCTATGGGGCCCCTGCGCCCCCTGCTGTCCAGTTTATTGCCCAGGGGGCCCCTGGCAGTGGGGCCACCACAGGTTCAGGAGCAGGTGCTGGGAATGGCCCCAATGGGCCAGTGCCCCTGGGTATTCTGCAGCCAGGTGCCCTGAGCAAGGCTGGGGGCATCACCCAGGTGCAGTATATCCTGCCCACGCTGCCCCAGCAGCTTCAGGTGGCGCACGCCCCAGCACCAACCCCTGGGACCAAGGCAGCGGCTCCCAGCGGCCCTGCACCCACCACCAGCATCCGTTTCACCCTTCCGCCGGGCACCTCCACCAACGGCAAAGTCCTGGCTGCCACTGCACCCACTCCTGGCATCCCCATCCTGCAGTCTGtaccctctgccccaccccccaaaG CCCAGTCAGTTTCTCCTGTGCAGACCCCTTCCCCGGGTGGTTCAGCCCAGTTGTTACCTGGGAAAGTTCTAGTGCCCTTGGCCAACCCTAGCATGTCAGTGCGGGGTGGAGGGGCTGGCCAGCCACTGCCTCTGGTGAGCCCACCCTTCTCAGTACCTGTGCAGAATGGTGCCCAGCCACCCAGCAAG ATCATCCAGCTGACTCCGGTGCCTGTGAGCACACCCAGCGGCCTGGTGCCGCCCCTCAGCCCAGTCACGATCCCTGGTCCCACGTCACAGCCTCAGAAGGTCCTGCTGCCCTCCTCCACCAG AATCACCTATGTGCAGTCAGCGGGAGGGCACGCACTGCCTCTGGGCACCAGTTCGGCATCCAGCCAGGCTGGAACAGTCACCTCGTATGGGCCCACGAGTTCAGTAGCCCTAGGCTTCACCTCACTTGGGCCCAGTGGTCCTGCCTTTGTGCAACCCCTGCTTTCAG GCCAGGCCCCACTGCTGGCTCCTGGCCAGGTGGGTGTGTCACCAGTGCCCAGCCCCCAGCTGCCTCCCACTTGTGCAGCTCCCGGTGCTCCTGTCATCACAGCATTTTACCCTGGCAGCCCTGTACCCACGTCGTCAGCACCACTGGCTCAGCCATCCCAGGCCCCCGCAGGCCTAGTCTACACTGTGGCCACCAGCACCACACCCCCTACTGCTACGATCCTGCCCAAGGGCCCaacagcccctcccacccccactgccaccaccaccccagcCCCTACCAGCCCTTTCCCTAGTGCCACAG CAGGCTCCTTGACATATAGCTTAGTGGCCCCCAAAGTCCAGAGGCCCACCCCGAAGACTCCCCAGAAAGTGAAAGCAGCCATTGCCAGCATTCCTGTGGGCTCCTTTGAGGCAGGTGTCCCTGGACGGCCTGGTCCTTCACCCCGTCAGCCCTTGGAGCCTGGCTCAGCTCGTGAGCCTGCTGCCCCTGAGTCCGAGCTTGAGGGGCAGCCCACAACACCAGCCCCTCCACCTTCCTCAGAGACCTGGGCTCCAACTGCCCGGAGTAgccctccaccacccccacctGCTGAGGAGCGGACCAGCACCAAGGTCCCTGAGACTGTG GCCAACAAATTCCCCAGCTCATCTTCGGACTGGCGTGTTCCTGGGCTGGGCCTGGAAAGTCGTGGGGAAGCTCCTACCCCTCCCAGcccggccccagccccagccccagccccagctccggCCCCTGGTAGCAGCAGTGGCAGCAGCGAAGGCAGTAGTAGCAGGGCAGCTGGGGACACGCCTGAGCGCAAGGAGACGGCTGGTTCTGGCAAGAAGGTGAAAGTGCGGCCCCCGCCCCTGAAGAAGACCTTTGATTCTGTGGACAA CAGGGTCCTTTCAGAGGTAGACTTCGAAGAACGCTTTGCTGAGCTGCCAGAGTTTCGGCCTGAGGAGGTACTGCCTTCTCCCACCTTGCAGTCTCTGGCCACCTCGCCCCGGGCCATCCTGGGCTCCTACCGCAAGAAAAGGAAGAACTCCACTG ACCTGGACTCGGCCCCTGAGGACCCCACCTCGCCCAAGCGCAAGATGAGGAGACGCTCCAGTTGTAGCTCAGAGCCCAATACCCCGAAGAGTGCCAAGTGCGAGggggacatcttcacctttgaccGCACAG GTACAGAAGCCGAGGATGTGCTCGGGGAGCTGGAATATGAGAAAGTGCCATATTCGTCACTGCGGCGCACCCTGGACCAGCGCCGGGCCCTGGTCATGCAGCTTTTCCAGGATCATGGCTTCTTCCCATCAG CCCAGGCTACTGCAGCCTTCCAGGCCCGCTACGCAGACATCTTCCCCTCCAAGGTCTGTCTGCAGTTGAAAATCCGTGAGGTGCGCCAGAAGATCATGCAGGCAGCCACTCCCACGGAGCAGCCCCCTGGCACCGAGGCCCCCCTCCCCGGACCACACCCCACTGGCACCACTGCTGCATCTGTTCCCACTCCCAGCCCTGCTGGGGGCCCTGACCCCACCTCACCTGGCTCGGACTCGGGTATGGCCCAGGCTGCCCCACCACTGCCTCCACCCCCAGAGCCGGGGCCTGGACAACCTGCCTGGGATGGCCCCCCCcagccttcctccccaccccctggttCCTCCACAGCTGCCACAGGCAGGTGA